The window TAGTTGGAGATGTTAAGTAATTAAACGTGAATATGAATTACCCAGTCAAGGACGTCTCAATGCGCTTATTTTAATTCCCCGTGAAACTGTTATACATTCCTTTTGCTAATTTTTACAGATGCACAAACTGCTGGACCCGACCGTTTGGCTGGACGCGGCGACGCAAGTTTTCTATTCGTTCAACATCGGATTCGGCTCTCTGATCGCTTTCGGCAGCTACAATCCGCCTCGCAACAATTGCGTCAAAGACACGCTCATCCTGTCCGTCTGCAACGCGGCCACGGCCATTTACGCCAGTATCGTCATCTTCGCCATCCTCGGATTCAAGGCCGTCCGTTCCTACGATCTCTGCGTCCAGCAGTGAGTGTGCATTTCATTTCCTCCACTATTTCAACCGGATACTGAATAATTATTTCCCGTTTCGTCTGTTTGGTGTTGTTAATTGCTGACATTTAAACAGCGACAAAGGATTAATTGGTGAAAGATTCCCCGGTCTCGTAGTCAATGGCAGCCTCACAGATGAGGCGTATGCAAACTTCCTGGAATTCCGCGAGGAATCGAAAGATTTGGGATTGCGAGGCTGTAATTTGGAAGCCATCATGAACGAGGTATATACACTATTTATACTATTTGCTAAAATGGTGATGTAGAGCGAAAAAATGTTCACAAAATCAGcgaaagtaaaagaaataaccgaacaaatcaaacaacagCGAATAAagagcttttaaaaaaaaatggggctGAATAAGAAACGCAGgtaaagaaaacagaaagacaTGATTTATTCGTAGCAAATTAGGTCCCTTTGTCAATCTTGTTTCATCCAATTTGCATACTATAACTCACCAAACACCACCCACGCACGTACGCTCACACGGATGGTTCCATTTCCCTTTCATTGCAATTTCGCTCGTTATTCAAAAGTCGGTCGAAGGCACCGGCTTGGTCTTTATCGTCTTCACACAAGCCATCGTCGAATTACCGGCAGCTCCATTTTGGgccatcattttcttcttgatgcTCCTGGCCCTCGGCGTCGGATCGCAGATCGGTACTCTCGAAGGTGTCATCAGCACCGTCTTTGACATCCAGATCGTCCGCGGCGCCCGCAAAGAAGTCGTCTCCGgtaggaaaatgaaaacgaaatctGATTACGGTGTAAAGCCGTTGCGGTCAAGTAATCCTTAATGTTCATCACTGCCATTTACAGCCGCTGTGTGCATCATCAGCTACCTGATCGGACTGCTGTTCGTGACGGGATCGGGCGAGTACTGGGTCAAGATCTTTGATTCCTTTGCTGGAACCACCGGTTTGATCTTCATCGCCCTCCTCGAATCCATCGCCGTCATGTACATCTACGGACATCGAAAGTAAgcggaattttatttttagaaagcgaatcaatcatttttttttttcagggcgTGGTGCCCTGCCGGCTCATATCGGCCTCGATTCAAATCGAAAGTTATAGTCACATGTCACTATATCCATTTAATTTGACCAGGTTCTCGCAAGACATTCTCCAGATGACGGGCCACATGCCGGGCCCTTATTGGCAGATCACTTGGCGCTTCGTCGGACCCGTATTGATCAGTGTCCTCTTGGTCGCTTCCATCATTTATCGCTCCTTTGACAAACCGGCGTACTATGCGTGGAATGCAGAAGAGGTGAGTGAACGTGAcgtggctttaaaaaaatagattctACAAACGTTGAGCGCGTTATTTGTTTGTACCAGGGTAAGAGCTTGTTGACGCCCTATCCACAATGGGTGTTGATCGCCGGCGGTTTGTTGGCCGCCATCTCGGTCCTGCCCATTCCAGTCGTGTTCCTATTGCGACGCTTCCAGTTCCTCCGGCTCGACACGGACATCAACAAGGGTGTTATCCGCCGCAACGAGACGACCATTTCAACTAAACAAATGATGACCGACGTCGACGTGAGAATCTATTCtagaatttctttatttctttgagGAGCGAATGAGAGCAAACGTCATTAATATTCGCAGGAGTATGGAGACAACGCGATCgaagaagaggacgaagaAGAGGCTTTAGGTCGCTTAGAAATGACGACGTCCAATCGGACGTTTACCATTGGTCATCGAGATGAAAACTAACACTGATTTGATGATGCATCACGATATTCAAGTTGTCGATATTCTCTTTGAACTTAAGAAGGTCTGTGGATATTGAAATTTCAATTGGGTGATTgatctttctttcgtttgtgCCAAGATAGTGAAGGCAAATAGTTTTGTACGAGTCAGGGGGGATGGTTCGTAAAATTAGTGTAGATTCTAGTTCGATCCAATTGGTTAACGTCCATGCCTAGgcttaaaaattaaaaaaaaaaaagatgtaatAGTTGATGATCTCATAACTTGATAAGCTTTCAAGAATGTCTCAAACTGCTGAGCAGCTAAGGAAGAAAACTTTTGGATGAGAAGCGGCGCCGTGCGTCGAGCGTGACAACTTATGAGTTTCCATTAAATTAAtggagaagagaaaagacaaaaatataacgaatttaaaacaaaagtatatgtaaaacaaaacaaaaaaatttgtttaattcaaaaaaaaaaaaaaaagatcctttcattttctacaAAAGTGAGACGCGAACAATGATCGCGAATGGCAAATGAATTGTCTATCAAAATactttatcatttttgtttttcgtctcaACTTTCAAATATTTAAGAAGATGCAATAGTTTTACATGTTCATAGTTTCTTTGTCTTCAACGTGTATGTACACATATACACATAGACAGCATGTAAGAGCACATTCCTTTTACATATTTACATCCATCTCCTAAGTGCTGGTTCCGGGAATAAGTTTAcgtgtacctttttttttatttggcaagTTTAAGCAACAAAACATTGACCAAAGGAAATGGGAAACTATAACAGTTACTCATCGCAAATAGAATTAAGTATTCCAACGTTTTatccgggggggggggggggggaagaagcAGGCCAAAAACAAAGCTAACTTTAATGAAAATACGATAAAGACAGAAACTCATTTATGGTCCCTAAATGCAGAAAAGAATAATCACTTTTCATTtacgtcgtcttttttttttttaattgattgaaagaaacaaaaaaaaaatttatctttgACTCTGTATATGTATGTCATCAATGTTGTTtcatgtttgaaaaaaaaaatgaagaaataaacaaagaatgaGCGGGagaaacattaaaacaaaccgaaacataagaaaaaaaaaatgtgaatatatatatatatactctTCTGAAAGCAACGTAATTTTTTAGAtaggatgaaaaaaattcgaaaaagcAGAAATTCCAATAGGCAATAATTGTTTCGGAATCGTACCGATGAGTGAGTTTGGGTGTGTGTCTGTCTCGGTCATAATGGGGTATAATATagagggagaaaaacaaaaggagttaataaagaaaatgcaCTACAATTAGCAAGGTCGATCATCGCCATCCACACAATCAACAATCAAGAGGAAAAGTCAGTTGGCAGGTTACGAGACACGCTCACACAACCACCAGCGCATTCACAtaacacacacataaaaagtAAACAAGCGATTTTCACTAACTATAGTAGCTAACAACTTTGaactgtttaatttttttgttttgttttgttttctctttttttttcaatgacgtAGCGAGACGGGCAGTATTCAAATTTTGACATCTTCCGGGGCATCCAAATTGGCCAGCGTCTTTTTGATACGTAGCGCCGTGAGACGGGCGGCTGCGTTGGCGTACCAGCACTCTTTCATTAGCTGCGACATGGCCCGAAGAGTTTCGTACGATTGCCACCGGTTGGGAATTGAAGGTCGCTGACGGTCGACGCAAACAACCTTGCGCATTTCTTCGATGGACGGGTCGGACGGCACAACATCGTAGAACGGCAGTTGGTATTCGTCGATAATGCCACCCATGTTGCAACGCCGGGCAATCTCCCAAAAGACGAGACCCAAAGCGTAGACATCCGCACGTTTAAACGAATCGAAATGGTTGGCGTTGATAGTTTCGTCAAGGACCTAgtaaatcaaacaaaaacaattaattttagcattaaaaaaaaaattgatttagttttgtttttcttttctctatcAAACAAACCTCAGGGGCCATGTATCGTTTCGTGCCCACTCGATGATTGAGCGCTATGTCAACCGTGTCGACGGTAGCGTCGTAACGAACGGCAAGACCCAGGTCACCAATGGCGCAGGTGCGGTTAGCTTTAACCAAAACATTCTTGGATTTGAGATCTCGATGCGCGATAGCCGGTTTACCTATTCAATCACACCGAGAAGGTCAGATTCATTTTGAATGCACGGTAGggcagaaaaataaaatcacagGACCATGCCGCTTTGTttacgtgaaaagaaaaaggaacaaacCTTGCGTGCCCAGAATTTCCATGTGAAGGTGAGAGAGCCCCGTGGCAATGGAGAGGGCCATGCGTACCATTGTGGTGCTATCAACAGTGGTTCGATTGAGAAAGTCAAATAAGGATCCATTTTCGTGGTAGTCGGTAACCAACCACAATTGAGTCCACGTTCCATTATCTGCGTTTTACCGTACGGGGCCAGtcattaaatttcaaattcaatacATTGAccgtcgaataaaaaaaaaaaaaaacctttattGTCGGCAGCGATAAAGCCAAGGATGTTATCGTGACGAAGCATGACAGTTTGGTAAATTTCGGCTTCGCGGAACCAAGAACGCTCTTCGCGAGAAGAGAAGATTTTGACGGCCACGTTCTCGCCGCGCCATCTTCCACGCCATACCTGTTCGATTCAATGTTAATAGTTagaatgtttttattttttctttatctttttttccccccatttcTTGCTCATGGCATTCATACCTCTCCGAATCTGCCTTTGCCGATAATATCCATTAGCTGAATTTGACGTGCAATACTGCGCTGGACGAGAAGAGGAAGACCGGAACCTGACCCACTGGTTGTCATGTCGATCATATCTCTAATACAAGCTGCCCCTACACCATTGTGTCCTGTTCAATaagtcaaacaaaaatggaaaattaatCCCAGCCTGGTTAGAAATGTTTATTGAAACTAACCGAGAATGGGTATATCGGCGGAATCCATATTGTGCTCCATGTCGATTACGCGTCGATTGGTCATTCGTCTTCGCTTCTGATGCCTCACGCTGAGGAAGATCATTACAGCTACTATGCTGACGGCTAATGGAATTCCGATGATGAGTGCCGTCTCCCACGTTCCAGACACGAACCAGATCGAATCGCCGCTCTCCGGATCTGCtggtcaaaaaaaaacaaaaaacaaggaaaatgaataaaattcaaaaattactCACATCCCAATTCGACCGCCATACAGATCGAAATTTGAGAAAATAAAGAgttaaaaaatggtttttaatATCGAAGGGGAACAGGATGTGGGGTAAAGAGTGGAGGAAAAGACCTTCTACGGAGAACAAGGTGTGACTGGTTATGTGTTCGACATTCCGGCAGAAATCTTGACGGCAGCATGCCACAATGTATGGATTGCCTTCTTCGTCAAAGTATTTGGTCACGGCGTCATCGTCGTCACTGCCGACGCCGCACCAGATGTTGGCGTCGACCGATTCCAGACAGCTGCAACGGATTTCGTAGCCGTGATTTGGCAACAAGGTGGGAAACAGGTAGGCAAACAGGAAAGCGGATTCAAATGGAATGATGTTTGGGTTCAGACAGTAGAAAgaaggcagaagaaaaaaaaattaggaaaacaagcaaacaaacatAATACGTGccgttagttttttttttgttttcatcataTTATTCAAAAAATCATAGTAAAAACGAGCAGTGTTAATAATgttaaatgataaaaaaaaatttgttgagAACAAAATTAGTGGGCGTGGTTAGAAAGAACTTCTAAGAGTTGATCAATCAtactcaccttttttttcgtaacatAACCAAATGAAAGCAAATGGTGTGGGCGAGAACTACTAAACTAAATTTGACAAAGTtttcaacaacgaaaaataaaaagccacGAAACCCAATAGAGAAGAAGCACACAAAACAGGAAAACCCCGCAACCAAACCCAATTGTTTTTTCCGATAAAGTGGAAGACAATATCCCAATAGAAGAGCAGGGACGAAGAGATATCAAGAGACAACTGCTTCCTGCTGCTAGGCAAGTTTACCTGTGTTGTTGCGGACGTGCAGTATGGGTTTCAGATCTCGGTTGCACATGTCGTAGTCCTTGCAGCATCCGACGACAAACGTGTCGTTCATAGGTCGGGAGTAGTGACACATGATTGGATTTTCGGGCGGATACAGCAGCACTCGGTCCAAGCATCTATTTTATCAATTGCGAATGCGCACGAATGGCCCCCcaataaaaacacaacaaatCACAAAGTGTGGTGGaggacagaaaaaataaaaatagaaataaacatTAGCGGATTCCCGGGGAAATTAAGACATACACATTGATGCCCGATACATAAACACTTGGCAAAGGGTGACAGTCGATTGACTTAACTAATCGGGCGACTATTTCTATAATTAGATTGACAACCGCAATCAACACTAGTGCCCCACCATTGAACCAATAGGTAGTTTGACTTGTCGGGTCCAAATGTTCCGAttctaagaagaaaaaaagaaagatccaACACACTGAATGGATGTTCAGTGTGTGGAAAGCAGCACAGCACACACATGCTCACACTATGTTACCTGTTTTCTGTATCCTATTATGCAGAATATCACATTAAATGTGCGTCAAGCAGAAAATTAGGTTTGAAACCTGTGATCCTGTagaagtttatttttatgttttgtggGTGGATGTTTCTTCCTCTAATCTCGTGCAATTTTGTTGCAAGCACAGGCCACgtggaaagagagaaaaggttGGTGACAGGAGGTGAGTTAGCAAAATATCGGGACAGTTttgttcctttctttttcttcgaggTGGAATACACTCACCCGTACGGGAAGCAAGAGTGGGCACGTATTCTACGTTGCACAAGTCACTGTGACGGCAGCATTGGACGACCATTTGAAAGCGGCCGGGAGGACCGGACGGCCCAGTTGGCTGGCACGAGATCGGATTCTCCGGGGGGAACGATTGCCATTGAGGAAGGCACCTTCTCGAAAGAGACGTTTTTAAACACAAAGAAGTGGATAAAAACCAAAGACAATGAAAGACTAGAAACTGAGAGGGAAGGAAACAGCAGCTGTCGCAGATGAAAGTGACGACTGACAGTAAACAAAAGCAGCAGGTAtgatatagttttttttttatctaataaCTTGAAACCCACTATCTTCATGGTGCTGTGCTGATAGTTTTCTAAGGACAACATGGAGGATCCCAACAAGTCAAACAAGCATATAACTTACCATCATACTGAATTGAATTAACTCATCAAAGTTACAATTTAACTTTACAATCACAGTCACTAGCGTGCAAAAGTGCATACCTGTAGGCATGAATCAAGGCTCCAGTTTTTCGATTTAGGGAAGTTGAGGTGAAGCAAAAACCATCGGTTTCACACGTGTAGTTGGTCTCCACGGTGCATATATCACAGTGGCATCTGAGGGCTGCATCAAAGgtagaaagaaaatgggttAGACAACCAAAATACAAGTACAAAGTAAATCAAATACCTAACGCCATTTCCCAGCAGGTCAGAGCAACAACCAATGCAAAATATATCCTGTCACCAACCATTTTGATTTGGATAAATGTTGAATGCGGATATAAAGGAACTCAAGAaacgaagatgaaataattttaaattcgGGCTGCGTAGAGAGAAAACGGTTATGCTCCGCCCAGTCTAGACAATCCAGACATGGTGGCTGTCTGGAATGAAACCATCGAACATATAgacactaaaagaaaaaaatcaagaaatttTCGCACTGGAAACTGGGAAATAACAAACGGTAATTCTCTCGTTTGTTGTAATTGACGGTAGCAACAATGTCCGCTAGTAACAGTATTGATCAGTGAAGGTTAAAGCAGTCGATAACAATACAGCAACGCACACAGAATAGGATCAATCTATTggctgacaattttttttgtttgcactaACTTGGCACTAAATCGGTCAAAGTTGGTTGGCtggcttcccttttttctacTGGCATTTAAGAGCCAGTTTTCGTGGCTTGTTTCCAACGCCATCTACTGGTCGATTCGTAGAATtatgctctttctttttttcttcaagtaaGCTACTTTTTGGCTGGTTTTGCCAGTGTTTTTGACGACGACTATGCCTAACCAAGACGATTCGACTAATGGATAGGCCAGCTGCCTCGCCGATTATTTTTAAAGTTCTAAAAATTTTAACTACGTGCTACAGTTGGCTGCGTCATGGTAGGGTAAGAGTCCGCACATCCTGACGACTAGGAAAACCTCGGAACGATGACACCCACATTTCTTCATAAGTAATAAACAATCAGTCAGCATAGCAACTGAAACTCATGGTGGCATTAATTTTCTGTGTTATTTTTAGTCATGTATGACCTCATTTTTCGAGGTTGTCATTAATCCTTAATCAAGTCCACTGGTACATACCGCCATAATAATGATGGCGGCATCTTTGTTCCATGAAATTCGATCTTAACTCTTTTGCAGAAGGCATTTATCTAATGCTAATGGCGTTTCCACGCACATGGACACAAAAGGGGATATTTACAGCCGAGATACGATTCTGATAGATAAATGAACACAGAATCGTCATGGCAGTAATCTCGGATGCAATTGGACTTTCAAGCCTCGAACGATAACAACTTCGTGATACGAAAACTAGCCTATTATGTACTCAAGAATGCAAGTTGttcgaagaaacaaaaaaagacgttgATCGAAGAAGGGTTGTTGTGTTATACCATATGCTTATTACCGTTGTCCATGAATCTGTGTCAACAGGTATCGAAGAACCAATGACTTCCACGGGAAAGAATCGTCGTGGAAACGCTAATCAAAAATTCTATTCCCTTCTTTTCACGTTTCCGTGCAACCGAAGGACGTCCCATTTTTTGCATAAACCCGTTTCCTAGTTTATCCTCGCATCGCTAATTCTTACTGCATCATCGCTAACATcgatcaactgtaacttcaaAGTTTCACCTGGACCAAACTGCTTGTTGTTTATCAAGAACAGAGTGTGTCCATTTGATGGCAGTTGGCAATGCCTCCATCACAGTCACAGTTAtagattttaattttcaactgtcttaattcaaataaataaatgttttcattCCCAAATCATGGCCATTGCTCACTTACGATTGCACCTGCAACTGAGACTAACTCAACTACCCTGTCCAAATAAGTTTACatctatttgttttaaattcgAAACGGAATTTCTATATACGGCTATTCgtgtttttaatattcaatgTATTCGACAAGTCGGGTGGGAGATGGTTCTAAACACTTTGGAGGTGACAACAACTCCCGCCGTTCCTGTGAATGTTTTCGCAGCAACAGATGACGGCGGCAAGCGTCACTGCCGACCTTCCTCCGATAGCACATAAAGCGCCGCAAGATAAAAATAACCAAATCCAacgtgctgttttttttttctttttctttttcgttctccTGTTCCTTTGATACGACACGCTGATTTATGTCAGGCTTGATTCTATAGCAGCCCGCTgtttttacaaacaaaaagagggTGGCCGTCCTTCACGGTATCGTTCCCTTGGCCGAGGAATGCGCCCGttcacttcttcttttttttttttctggcacGTACTTTGGATATGCATAATTCACATATGTAGATGTTGTGACATTTTCTTTGTGCCCGTGCAGGGCCCATTATACTAAGTTGAACATACATAAATTAgggaaattcattttctctgACTAATGTTTTCATCCCGGTgctaatataaataaataggCTTGCCAAAGCTGTGTTTGctaaaagaaaacgtttgtTGTCTGAAATTCAATTTAGAAAATTCAGGACAAAGCAAAAATTGAACCCAATTTGCTTGTAAAGCCCTAAcccttttttctccattctgCCTAAAACTAAATCTGAATTGGAAATCTTTGACCGTCATCTGTTTCACCTAAAGATGGGGGAAGCTTCACCTGACTCTCGTTTTTATCTCTACGTCAACGTTTTCCTTGTTGTGGCCGTTCATAAAATTAAAGTTAACCCATTGACCCTCCTTTAACTTGAGATGCTCTGCTTTCATTCGATGACCTGCGGTAAACTTTGACCTCTCCCCATCCGCACAAATTTCATTgaccttttctttcaaataccGGAAGAACTCGACCTTGTTTCCAGCAGAGTTAGTCTTGGTTGAACCGTTCACCTGTTCGCACAAAAACAGGACTGCTGGTTAAcacttttaaaataaaatgattcgAACTAAAATCAAGTTCATTGTCTTGGTTGTCTGTATGTCGTGCTGTATGGGTAAGATTAGAAATCCATTAAAAACTATTTGAAACCAAgaaataatcaaaacaaattcgtCATGTCTCTATTTGATTAAATGCCAGCAATGCCAAAACCCGATGCGTTACAAAGGCCCGTTTCATTACTGCAAAATTTGAACTTCCAACGGATACCGCAAGAAAAAATAGTCGGAGGTTACATCGTGGCTCCGAATTCACTGCCGTTCCAGGTGTCCATACAACGCCGTCCCAGGCCTACAGCCGACTGGATGCATTATTGCGGAGGTTCCATCCTCGATTCGAAAATCGTCGTCACTGCAGCCCATTGCATCTCCGGGTAAGAGAACTTTTCGTTCATTGATTATTCATTTCACTTTTGTTAAATGATATGCAAGATGAGATGAACGTCCGTTTTCTCGTAAGGATTGACGCAACTAATTTGCGTGTTGTGGCCGGAGAGCACAGCTTGTCAATTGATAGCCGTCTCGAACAAAAATCCATGCCTGTGTCGGTTATCGTACACGAAAATTTCAACTCCGATACGTTCCAGAACGACATCGCTCTGGTCTATGTAAGCATTTTTCAATTACCTATAGAAATGTGTTTGAGTGCATTAATTATATAccttctgtttgttttgttttttatacaaATGTATTCAAAGATGAGCAAAATTCCTTTGGATTTGAGCGTTCCATCCGCCAAAGCGATTCAACTGCCGCCTCCTGTTTCCCAATACGATCCATCTCTCGGAACTCGCATGAACGTGTCTGGTTGGGGATTCACAGAAGTGAGTATtaaattgggggggggggggatcctATCGTGTGTAACACTTGATTTCCTGCAATCAAATAGCCCTCGTCTGGACCCAGTGAAAGGCTTTCTGACGTCCTGCGCACTGTAAACATCGGCATCATTTCAGATGATATTTGCGACAAAACATATGGCGGCTCTCCCTATCGTCCTGTCGTTTTCCCTTCCATGTTATGTGCTGGCGACATGAATAAAGGTCCGtttaatcatttaaaaatttttaaaaaaatttgatttaaatttcttaaactattttttatttgatcgATTAATAGGTGGATTAGATTCTTGCCAAGGCGATTCCGGTGGCCCATTGTTCACGAGCAATGGCAGTTCGGCTGTTCTTCACGGCATTGTCTCCTGGGGTGAAGGATGCGCCATTGCGTCATATCCGGGTATGAAACGTTAAACGCGCTTATTTATTATAAGCGTTCATTTGTTTAGCTAATAAGTTTGAGTGAAAGCAGTACGCGATGAAGACTCAGCAATTCCTTgagctttttaaatttatatttgggtttcattatttatttttaggtgTTTACACTCAGGTGTCTTATTACTTGGACTGGATCGCTGCCAAACGCGCCCATTTAAACTCTTCGACACGTCCGCTAGCTTACCAATGTCAACATCCGATTACGCACATGTTTGGCCCTTGTCATCACGAGCAATATCACGTAACGAACGGTACCGCTaaagagaaatcaaaagaataaTCTTAAACGTCCAACTGTCAGCTCTCGGTCGAAGTTCTTTGTTAAACGCGAATTTATGCCAATGACGTATTAGCACTTCCGGCCATTAGGACTTCAATTCGTCTTACTTATTTTATCaagtcaaaaataaatcaagaaGGGAATAAGATTTTGGTTTTGATTGTCCACGAGGGTTTTATTACATAAGATTTTTCTCACAAGTGAACTGTGTATACTTTAAAATCTCCGCTTTGGGCATATAAGTAgagtaaataaaataaaattttaaatatatctaaaatataaaaaaaaaccaattgtGGGAAAAGCTAAAGAAACAACGGATTAACTGCTAccgggggaagaaaaaaatgtctttttaatGCGAGATTGAAAGGCAAGATACTATACGTGTATACAAAACACCTCGGCATCTCAAC of the Daphnia carinata strain CSIRO-1 chromosome 10, CSIRO_AGI_Dcar_HiC_V3, whole genome shotgun sequence genome contains:
- the LOC130698263 gene encoding sodium- and chloride-dependent transporter XTRP3-like, which translates into the protein MSTTVKSRTPTKELVHSGRADDDSGQEMMFLNGNDTVTTSSGDNQSLRPTPRALTVEAGPSRSHPSVSLGLPKSVVNDAVLNVPELPPERQKWDNKLQFMLSAIGYSVGLGNVWRFPYLVQQNGGGAFLIPFFVMLLLEGIPLFLVELALGQKLRQGSLGAWNIIHPWLGGLGIASTLVAFLVGLYYNVIITWCFYYLFNSFQSPLPWSTCPLDANGTAVSECTAATETAYFWYRTALDISPSVDEPVGIKWWMALCLLLAWIIVYFITMRGIQSSGKVVYFTALFPYAVLTIFFIRGITLKGAGAGLAHMLQPQMHKLLDPTVWLDAATQVFYSFNIGFGSLIAFGSYNPPRNNCVKDTLILSVCNAATAIYASIVIFAILGFKAVRSYDLCVQHDKGLIGERFPGLVVNGSLTDEAYANFLEFREESKDLGLRGCNLEAIMNESVEGTGLVFIVFTQAIVELPAAPFWAIIFFLMLLALGVGSQIGTLEGVISTVFDIQIVRGARKEVVSAAVCIISYLIGLLFVTGSGEYWVKIFDSFAGTTGLIFIALLESIAVMYIYGHRKFSQDILQMTGHMPGPYWQITWRFVGPVLISVLLVASIIYRSFDKPAYYAWNAEEGKSLLTPYPQWVLIAGGLLAAISVLPIPVVFLLRRFQFLRLDTDINKGVIRRNETTISTKQMMTDVDEYGDNAIEEEDEEEALGRLEMTTSNRTFTIGHRDEN
- the LOC130698295 gene encoding TGF-beta receptor type-1-like; this translates as MVGDRIYFALVVALTCWEMALALRCHCDICTVETNYTCETDGFCFTSTSLNRKTGALIHAYRCLDRVLLYPPENPIMCHYSRPMNDTFVVGCCKDYDMCNRDLKPILHVRNNTDPESGDSIWFVSGTWETALIIGIPLAVSIVAVMIFLSVRHQKRRRMTNRRVIDMEHNMDSADIPILGHNGVGAACIRDMIDMTTSGSGSGLPLLVQRSIARQIQLMDIIGKGRFGEVWRGRWRGENVAVKIFSSREERSWFREAEIYQTVMLRHDNILGFIAADNKDNGTWTQLWLVTDYHENGSLFDFLNRTTVDSTTMVRMALSIATGLSHLHMEILGTQGKPAIAHRDLKSKNVLVKANRTCAIGDLGLAVRYDATVDTVDIALNHRVGTKRYMAPEVLDETINANHFDSFKRADVYALGLVFWEIARRCNMGGIIDEYQLPFYDVVPSDPSIEEMRKVVCVDRQRPSIPNRWQSYETLRAMSQLMKECWYANAAARLTALRIKKTLANLDAPEDVKI
- the LOC130702130 gene encoding trypsin-1-like translates to MAMPKPDALQRPVSLLQNLNFQRIPQEKIVGGYIVAPNSLPFQVSIQRRPRPTADWMHYCGGSILDSKIVVTAAHCISGIDATNLRVVAGEHSLSIDSRLEQKSMPVSVIVHENFNSDTFQNDIALVYMSKIPLDLSVPSAKAIQLPPPVSQYDPSLGTRMNVSGWGFTEPSSGPSERLSDVLRTVNIGIISDDICDKTYGGSPYRPVVFPSMLCAGDMNKGGLDSCQGDSGGPLFTSNGSSAVLHGIVSWGEGCAIASYPGVYTQVSYYLDWIAAKRAHLNSSTRPLAYQCQHPITHMFGPCHHEQYHVTNGTAKEKSKE